CGCCTCCGCCAGGGTCGGGGCCTGTTCGTCCTTGGGGGACAGGAGCGGGGTGATGCCCTCGGGCCACTCGATGCCCAGGGCCGGGTCGAGCGGGTGGATGCCGTGTTCGCGGCCCGGGGCGTAGCCCTCCGAGCACAGGTAGACGACCGTCGCGTCGTCCGTGAGGGCCATGAACGCGTGGCCGAGGCCCTCCGCGAGGAACACCGCGTGCCGCGTGTCGTCGTCGAGCCGGACGGCCTCCCACTTCCCGTAGGTGGGGGAGCCCAGGCGGATGTCGATCACCACGTCCAGGACGGCACCGCGTACGCACGTGACGTACTTGGCCTGGCTGGGCGGCACAGCGGCGAAATGCACACCCCGCAGCACGCCCCGCTTGGAGACCGAGCAGTTGGCCTGGGCCAGCGACAGATCGTGACCCGTCGCCTCGCGGAACTCCGCACCGCGGTACCACTCGAGGAAGCTGCCCCGGTCGTCCGGGAAGATCTTGGGCTCCAGAACCCAGGCGCCCTCTATCCCCAGGGGTCGCATACCGTCACCGCCTTCCGGTCCTGATACGGGAGTTCACCTTCCGGCGCGCGACACCGAGGACGCGTCGGGCGCGCCGGGCCAGCCGCAGCGCGACACCGGGCCCGGGCGCCGGCGTCACCAGCACGCTCCCGCCCCCGGCCCGCAGGGCGAACGGCAGGCCGGTGAAGCGGGCCCGGTCGGCGCCGGGGTTCAGGCACACGGCCACCCGCCAGACGTCGTCCGAGAGATCCTCGGCGGGCAGCGCCGCCGCCAGCACCGAGCCCGGCCGGTCCGCGTCGGGGGAGAGCGTGCCCGGAACCTCCAGGATCCGGCGGGAGGAGACGAACCTCAGCCGCACCCCGGTCTCGCCCGTGACGTGCACCGGGAGCAGGAGACGGAAGCGCCCCTCGGAGACGGCGACGTCCCCGAGCTCCACGCGGCCCAGCCCGAGACGCTTGCCGCGCGCGCCGACCTCCAGGGAGAGGTTGCCGTGCGGTTCGGTCCAGTACGGCAGGACCGGCCGGTCACCGACGACGCCCACGCCCGGCGTGGGCCGGTCCTCGCGCGGCGCCGGACCCAGCCGGCACTCCTTGGTCCAGCCGCCCGTCTTCACCCGGACGAGCGCGTCCCAGGCGCCGTCACGCGGCAGGTCGGCCGGGTCGACCGTGGCGGTGGCCCGCAGCATCAGCCGGACCTCCCCGCCGTCCCCGGCCGGCACGGTCTCGCGGGTGAACTCCACCGGCTGGAAGTACTGCGCGGCGCTGGAGCGCTCTCGCAGCAGCAGATCGGCCGTGGCCTGCCCGAATCGCGCGGCGGTCTCCGAGGCCACCCACCGCACCGCCTCGGGCACGTCCTTGGGCACATCGGTCAGCGGCGCGGCCTCGGCGTCGGCGGGGAACAGCATCGGTTCGCCGTCGGACAGGTACTCGGCCGTGAAGCCGATGGTCAGTGAGCCGTCGCGCCATTCGATGTCCCCGGGTGTCGCCGTGGGGGCGACGCCGGCCTCCCACTGCGCGAAGGCCACCACGTCGTCGTACCGGTCGGCCGCCGTCAGCGCGGCGACGACCTGCTGCGTCGGCTGCAGACCGGCCGCGACACCGGGCCCGAAGCGCTCGACGACGACCTCGTGGATCTCCCCGAACAGCTCCCTGCGGTAGTCGTCCGGCAGGTTCAGAAAGCGCCGGGCCCGCAGCCGCTCGACCATCTCCACGCGCAGCCAGCGCCGGAACAGCCGGTCGCGCACCGGGCCGGGCTCCGTGTACTGCTCGACGACGTCCAGAGCCTCGCGGAGGTTCCTGAAGTAGCCGACGGGGTCGAAGCGTTCGAAGCCGGCGTTGGAGCCGTCGTCCCGCCGGAGGTGGTAGTAGCAGACGTAGTCGCTGAGCACGGAGACGTTCTCCGCGCGCAGATACGCCTCGGCGACGAAGACGTGGTCCTCCAGGCGCCGTCGGCCTTCGGGAAAGCGCAGGCCGATGCGGTCCAGGAAGGCCCGGCGGACCATCTTGTGCGGGGTGAGGCTGTCGATGAGCGGGGCGTTCTCGACGGTGGCGCGCGGGTGGTTGCGGCGGAACAGCTCCACCGGCACCCCGCGGCCCTTGCCGGCCATCTTGCCCACGACGACGTCGGCGCCGTTGGCCACGCCGTAGTCGTACATCCGCTCCAGGGCCTCGTCGCCCAGGTAGTCGTCGTTGTCGACGAACATCACGAACTCGCCCCGGGAGGCCTCGATGCCGACGTTGCGGGGCTTGCCCGACCAGCCGGAGTTCTCCTGGTGGATGACCTTCATCCGGGGGTCCTCGGCGGCGAGCGCGTTGAGCCGGGCCGGGGTCTCGTCGGTGGAGCCGTCGTCGACGAAGATCACCTCGAACTCGTCGGGAGGCAGCGACTGCCGCTGCAGCGAGGAGATGCAGTCCTCGATGTACATCCCCGGGTTGTACACGGGAATGATGACGCTGACCTTGACCGGCATCGGGTTTCCGGGCCCCTTCGGGTCGCTTGCCGTAGACGTCCTGTTGTACTGCGTGTTGCCCGATGCTAACCCGGTCGGCGATGCCGCCTCACCTTTCGAGACCTGGCCGTGATCATCTCCACCCGCACGGCAACTGAGCTGCGCCGTCTGTCTGTTCACGGTCAAAGTGCGCGTCAGTCGGAGGCATCCACACCGTAACCCCGGGCAAGAGCGCCCAGTCCCCTCTCATACCCCTGCCCCACGGTGCGCAGGCGCCACCGTGGGCCGCGGGCGGTAGAGCTCGGCGAGAAGCAGGGTGCGCTCGGTGGTCGCGGCGTCCAGAGTGGCCTGGACCAGGGGGCGGCGCTGGGGCCCGGTCCGGAGCTGATGTGGATCGCGCCTACGTCGCCGGTTGAACGGCACCTTCTAGGGTGATGATGTGCGTCTGCTACTGATGTCCGACACCCACCTGCCCAAGCGCGCCAAGACCCTGCCCGCCCCCTTGCTGGCCGAACTCCCGCACGCCGACGTCGTGTTCCATGCCGGGGACTGGGTCGACACCGACACCCTCGATCTGCTGGAGACCCGCTGCCGCAGGCTCGTCGGGGTGTACGGCAACAACGACGGGCCGGATCTGCGGGCCAGGCTGCCGGAGGTGGCGTACGCGGAACTGGGCGGGGTGCGGTTCGGCGTGATCCACGAGACGGGCGCCAAGCAGGGCCGGGAGCGGCGGTGCGCCGCCCGCTTCCCCGATCTGGACGTGCTGGTCTTCGGCCACAGCCACATCCCCTGGGACACCACGGCCCCCACCGGGCTGCGCCTGCTGAACCCGGGTTCCCCGACGGACCGCCGCGCACAGCCCCACTGCACCTACATGACCGCCACCGCGACCGACGGCCGGCTCACCGACGTGGAACTGCACCGGCTGCCGCCCCGCCAACCGCGCTGAACCGCCCCTTCCGTGCTCGTGGCATGATCGCCGCATGGATCAGGACGAGGGGTACCTCCTGGACAACCGGCAGGCCGAGGCCGGTACGCGCTTCGACGCGTTGTCCGCCCTCTTCGACACCTCGACGTTCCGGCACTTCGCATCGGCGGGGGTCGCCGAGGGGTGGCGGTGCTGGGAGGTCGGGGCCGGCGGGCCGAGTGTGGCCGCGTGGCTGCGCGAGCGCGTCGGGCCCGGCGGGCGCGTGCTCGCCACCGACATCGACGTGTCCTGGACCGGGACGGCCGCCACCGAGGGCGTCGAGGTGCTCCGGCACGACGTCGGCCGCGACGCCCCTCCGCCCGGTCCTTTCGATCTGGTGCACGCCCGTCTCGTGCTGGTCCACGTCACCGAACGCGACGCCGCGCTGCGCGCCATGATCCACGCGCTGCGTCCCGGCGGGCTGCTGCTCGTCGAGGACGCCGACCCCGCCTTGCAGCCGCTGATCTGCCCCGACGAGCACGGCCCCGAGCAGGAGCGGGCCAACCGGCTCCGCACCGGTTTCCGTGAACTGTTGCGGCAGCGCGGTGCCGACCTCTCCTACGGACGCAGACTGCCCCGGCTGCTGCGCGAGGCGGGCCTGGTGGACGTCGAGGCCGACGCCTACTTCCCGATCACCTCGCCCGCCTGTGACGTCCTGGAGGCGGCCACCGTCCGCCAGGTGCGCGACAAGCTCGTCGCCGCGGGCCTCGCCACGGACGAGGAGATCGACGGGCATCTCGCCGCCGTCGAGGCGGGACGCCTGGACCTCGCCACCTCGCCGATGATCTCGGCCTGGGGCCGCAGACCGACAGGCGACGGCTCGCAGTCGGCTCAGCCGCCACGTCCCTCTCGATGATCTCCGCCGCATGCGGTTCGCCGGTGAGTTCGGTCTACCGGCACTTCCGCGGCAAGGACGGAATCCGCGTCGCTGCCGGCCGTCTTGCCCCCGGCCCAGGTGACGGGCCGGCTGCTCCATGTGCCCCTCACCCGTCGTCCCTTTCCCCCGCCGCGAAGCCGGTGCTGTCGAAGCCGGGCTCCAGTTCCACACCGGTGGCGTTCAGGAAGAAGGCCACCATGTGGTACTGCCCCACCAGCATGGCGATCTCGATCAGTTCGGCGTCGCCGAAGTGCTCGGCCAGAGCCTCCCAGGTCGCGTCGGACATCGTGGCATCGCCGTGCAGTTCGTCCGCCGCGCGGATCAGCTGCCTCTGGAGGTCCGCCCAGCCGGGTGCCTCCGGCCCTTGGCCGATGCGGTCGATGTCCGCGTCCGTGACGCCCGCGGCCCTGGCCAGGGGGAGGTGCCGCCCCCACTCGTACCGCGCGCCGGTGTTCCACGCGGTGCGCAGGATCAGCAACTCGCGCACGTCTCCCGGCAGTCGGCCCCTGCCGAGCAACTGGCCACCGAAAGGCATGAACTGCTCGTAGAGATCGGGATGGCGCACGAGCGTGGTGAAGATGTTCGGGATCCCGCCCCCGGGGTCGTGGGGAGCGGCGGCCAGCAGTTCCCTGGTCCGTGGGTCCCACTGTTCTTCGGCGAGCGGCTTCAGTCGCGGACGGGTCGGTCGGGCGGCTTCGTGACGCTGTGACATGACGGCCTCCGGTTTCCGAGGGACTCACCCTAGGAGACCGCCTGAACGCCTGGCAGGGAATGGCCGGGGAGCAGTCAGCCCGTCGGGTCGAGAACGATCTTGCGGACGCCGTCGGAGCGGCCTGCGAACAATGCGTACGCCGCCGGTCCGTCGGAGAGGGCGAAGCGGTGGGAGACCACGACCTCGGGCTTGATCCGTCCGGCACGGGTGAGGGCGATCAGGGGAGGGAGTTCGTAGTGCACCGAGCACAGCCCGATGGCGAACTCCAGTTCCTTGACCTGCGCCCATCCCACGTGGAACGGGAAGGCCTTGCTCTGGCTGACCCCGACGACACTGACCCGGCCGGCCTGCCGGACGGCCTTGAGGGCGAGCTGGATGGTGGCGTCGGAACCCACGGCCTCCACCACGGCGTCGGGCCCGCGGCCGGCGGTCATGTCCCGGATGGCTGTCCGCGCGTCGTCACCCTCGACCGGCTCGACGCCCAGGCCTGCGGCGAAGGCGCGGCGCTCCGCGACCAGGTCCACGCCCAGCACCCGTGCCGCGCCCATCGCGAAGGCGGACTGAGCGGCCATGAGGCCGACCGGGCCGAGGCCGATGACCAGGACGGTCTCACCGGGCTGGATGCGGGCACGGCGGCAGCCGTACCAGGCGGTGGGGGCGTTGTCCGTCAGGACGAGGGCGGCCTCGTCGGAGATGTCCTCGGGCAGGTGCACCAGATTGACATCGGCGCAGGGCACCGCCAGGGCCTGGGCCTGGCTGCCCGGAAGCTTCGGGCCGACTCCGTAGCAGAGCTCCGTGCTCGACGTGGCGCGCTCGCATCGGGCGGTGAACCCGGCCGTACACTGCCGGCACTGCGCACAGCCGACAGAGGCGGGCACCAGGACCCGGTCGCCGGGCTTGAAGCGGGTGACCTGGCCGCCGGTGTCGACGACCACGCCGACGCACTCGTGTCCCGGTGTGTAGCCCAGTTCCGGGCTGAAGGCGTTGCCGTCGTAGATGTGCAGGTCGCTGCCGCAGATGCCGGCCGCGGTCACCCGCACCACCGCGTCGGCGGGGCCGGTGACGGCCGGGTCGGGGACGTCCCCGTAGCGAATGTCGTGACGGCCGTGGTAGGTCAGTGCCTTCATCGGATCCCTCCCTCCCCTCGGCCCGGTCAGTCCGCGATCTTCAGCACCAGCTTGCCGCGGTTGTCACCACGGAACAGGCGCATGAGGGTCTCGGGGAACGCCGCGACCGAGCCGGACACCACGTCCTCCAAGGACTTCAGCCGGCCCTCCGCCCGCCACGTGGCCAGCTGTGCGATGCCCTCCGCGTATCGCTCGGCGTAGTCGAACACCACGATGCCCGTCATGGAGGCGCGGTTCACCAGCAGCGACAGGTAGTTGGCCGGGCCTTGCGGCTTGGTGCTGTTGTACTGGGAGATCGCGCCGCAGACCACGACGCGGGCGCCGCGCGCCAGCCGCAGCAGCACGGCGTCCAGAACGTCGCCACCGACGTTGTCGAAGTACACGTCGACGCCGTCGGGGGCGTGCTCGCGCAGGGCCTTGCGGACGTCCTCGCTCTGGTAGTCGATCGCGGCGTCGAATCCGAACTCGTCCACCACCAGGCGGCACTTGGCCTCGCCGCCGGCGATGCCGATGACCCGGCAGCCGAGGATCTTGGCGATCTGCCCGACGACGCTGCCGACGGCCCCGGCTGCTCCGGAGACCACGACGGTCTGCCCCGGCTCGGGACGCCCGACCTCGATCAGGCCGAAGTAGGCCGTGAGGCCCGACATGCCGAGCGTGCCGAGATACGTCGGCAAGGGAGCAGCCGCAGGGTCGACCTTGGTCACGCCGCGTCCGTCCGACACGCAGTACTCCTGCACGCCGAACGTGCCCGACACATGGTCGCCGACCGCGAACCCGGAGTGCCGGGAAGCGACCACCCTCCCCACCGCGCCGGCGCGCATCACCTCGCCGATCTCCACCGGGCGGATGTAGGACCTGCCCGCGTTCATCCAGCCGCGCATCGCCGGGTCGATCGACAGACAGAGCACCTGTACCAGGAACTCCCCGTCGCCCGGCTGCACCGCCGGCTCCTCGACATGCTGCCAGTCGGTGGGACGCGGCTCTTCCACGGGACGTGCGGCCAGGCGTATCTGGCGGTTCATCGTGCTCATCTGCGGCGACCTTCCTCGGCTGCATACCGTCCAGTCGGTACGGCCGTGAGCGTACGGGTGCCCGCCTTCCCGGGCAAGAGCCGGTCCGCTACGACTTACGGCTCATGTGGGCGGCCGGTCCTGGGCGGCGAGCTATTCCTGTCCCGCCGCCGCCATCTCTCCGAGGAGCGACCAGTCGTCCTGCGGGACGTTCGCGTTCACGATGCGCGGCGTCTCGGCCAGATGCGGAGGCAGCGTCTGCTGCGCGGCCTTGAAGTGCGCGGACCGCACGTGCGCGGCTCCGGCCTCCTCGTCGCGGAAGGCCTCGACGAGGACGTACTCCGACGGCTCGTCCACGCTGCGCGACCAGTCGAACCACAGGCAGCCGGGCTCGGCGCGCGTCGCCCGGGTGAACTCGGCGGCGATCTCGGGCCAGCGGTCGGCGTGCTCGGGGCGGACTCGGAACTTCGCGGTGATGAAGATCACGGGAATCCCTTCGCTGATGTGCTGATGGCGACTCGATCGTACGAACCCGGCTTGATGGTGACGTGACGGGAGGGGCGCTGGTGATCAGGAGAACCGGTGCGGATGCACCGCCCCCTCCGTCGCGCTGAGCGGCGCGCCGGTGCCGCCCCAACGCAGCGCCACGATCTCGGCGGCGACGGACACCGCCACCTCCTCGGGCGTACGGGCCCCGAGGTCGAGGCCGACCGGTGAGCGCAGCCGCGACAGTTCGCGTTCCGTGAGCCCGGCCTCGGCCAGCCGCTGTGCCCGGTCGGCGTGGGTGCGGCGGCTGCCCATCGCCCCGATGTAGGCGGCCGGGCGGCGCAGCGCCTCGGTCAGCAGCGGCACGTCGAACTTGGGGTCGTGCGTCAGGACACAGATCACCGTGCGCTCGTCCGTGTCCGTCTCGCGCAGGTAGCGGTGCGGCCACCGCGCGATCACCTCGACGTCCTCGGGGAAGCGCTTGGGTGTGGCGAAGACCGGGCGGGCGTCGCAGACGGTGACCCGGTAGCCGAGGAAGCCCCCGATACGGGCCACGGCCGCGGCGTAGTCGATCGCGCCGAAGACCAGCATCCGCGGCGGCGGCGCGAAGGACTGCAGGAACACGCTCACGGAGTCCTCGCGGCGCTGCCCCTGGGGTCCGTAGTGCCGCAGACCGGTGGCGCCGAGAGCGAGTTCGCCGCGGGCGTCGGCGGTCACGGCCGCGTCCAGGCCGCTCGCGCCGAGCGTGCCGACGGCCCGGTCCGGCCAGACGGCGAGCGCCGCCCCGCGCGGCGCCGGTCCGTCGGCCACGGTCGCCACCGTGACCGGTTCGCCCGCCGCGACCGAGTCCGCGACCGCGCCGAAGCCGGGATCCCGCTCGGGCGTGACCGCGCGCACCAGCAGCGTGATCTCTCCGCCGCAGGTCAGACCGACCGCGAAGGCGTCCGCGTCGCTGTAGCCGAAGGTCTCCAGCCGGGCCTCGCCGCCCGCGGCGACCTCCCGCGCCAGCTCGAACGCCGCGCTCTCGACACAGCCCCCGGACACACTGCCCACGACCTCCTCGTCCGGACCCACCGCCATCGCCGCGCCCGGGTCGCGCGGCGCGCTGCGGCTGACCTGGACGACCGTCGCGAGACCGAACGGGACCCCGGCCGTATACCAGCGGCCGAGCACCGGGAGAACGTCACGCACGAGCCGCTCCTCTCCTTGCGCGCACCCGCCGGGTACCCCGGCGGCGGTTAATTCCGTTGTGTCCCTCCGTGCCGGTCTGCTGCACTGCACAGGTCGGCGACGTCACCGAGTCCCAAGGAGCCCCGGATGCGCGGAACGTTCATGTCCCCCCCAGCCAGGAACGGACCTCTCTCCGAAGGACATGACGCTTCGTGCACATGCTCAACCTTGGAATTCTCGCCCATGTCGACGCGGGTAAGACCAGCCTGACCGAGCGGCTGCTCCATTCGGCCGGGGTGATCGACGAGATCGGCAGCGTCGACGACGGGAACACCCGTACCGACACCCTCGCCCTGGAGCGGCAGCGCGGCATCACCATCAAGTCCGCCGTCGTCTCGTTCCCGCTCGACGGCGTGACCGTCAACCTCATCGACACTCCCGGTCACCCGGACTTCATCGCCGAGGTGGAGCGGGTGCTCGGTGTGCTGGACGGCGTCGTCCTCGTGATCTCCGCCGTCGAAGGGGTGCAGGCGCAGACGCGGGTGCTGATGCGGACACTCCAGCGGCTGCGCATCCCTACCCTGCTCTTCGTCAACAAGATCGACCGCGGCGGGGCACGCCACGAGGCGGTGCTGCGGGAGATCTCGGCTCGGCTGACCCCCGCGATCGTGCCGATGGGGACCGCCACCGGCCTCGGCACCCGCGCGGCCCGTTTCACCCCCTGTCCCGGACCGGCCGGCGCCCTCGACGTCCTGACCGGGCACGACGACGTCCTGCTGTCCGCGTACGTCGAGAACACCGTCACGGACGCGGCGCTGCACGGATCACTCGTCGCGCAGACCCGGGAGGCGCTCGTCCACCCGGTCTACTTCGGTTCCGCCGCCACGGGCGCGGGCGTGGCGGCGCTCCTGTCCGGCATCGAAACGCTGCTGCCGGCGGCCGACGGGGATGCGGACGGGCCGGTCTCCGCCACCGTGTTCAAGGTCGGCCGGGGCCCGGCGGGGGAGAAGGTCGCCTACGCCCGGATGTTCTCCGGGACGCTGCGCACCCGCGACCGGGTCCCCTTCGGAGCGGACGGCGCTGAAGGCAGGATCACCGGCATCAGCGTCTTCGACCACGGCACGGACACCCGTGCGGACTCCGTCGAGGCCGGCCGGATCGCCCGCCTCACCGGGCTCGGCGACATCCGGATCGGCGACGCGATCGGCGAACCCCGCAAGGCGTACGAGCACTTCTTCGCCCCGCCCACCCTGGAGACGGTCGTCGTCCCCGGCCCGGACGCGCACCGGGGGACGCTCCACCTCGCGCTCACCCAGCTCGCCGAGCAGGACCCGCTGATCGGCCTGCGCCGTGACGAGCGCCGCCAGGAGACCTCCGTCTCCCTCTACGGCGAGGTGCAGAAGGAGGTCATCCAGGCCACCCTCGCCGACGAGTACGGACTCGACGTCACCTTCCGCGAGACGACGCCGCTGTGCGTCGAACGGCCCGTCGGCACGGGGCAGGCCGTGGAGTTCATCAAGAAGGACCCGAATCCGTTCCTCGCGACGGTCGGTCTGCGCGTCGACCCCGCTCCGGTCGGCTCGGGCGTGGGCTTCCGGCTGGAGGTGGAGCTCGGGGCGATGCCGTACGCCTTCTTCAAGGCCGTGGAGGACACCGTGCGCGAGACCCTCGACCAGGGTCTGCACGGCTGGCAGGTCACCGACTGCGTGGTCACCATGACGCACAGCGGCTACTGGCCCCGCCAGAGCCATGCCCACCAGGGCTTCGACAAGAGCATGTCGAGCACGGGCGCCGACTTCCGCGGCGTGACCCCGCTGGTGCTGATCGAGGCGCTGCGGCGGGCCGGGACGCGGGTCCACGAGCCGATGCACCGCTTCCGCATCGAGGCCCCGGCCGACACCCTCGGCGCCCTGCTGCCGGTCCTCGCCGGGCTCGCTGCCGTACCCGAGACGACGGGGAACCGGGACGACCTCTGCGTCCTCGAAGGCACGGTGCCCGCTGCCCGGGTGCACGCCCTCGAACAGCGGCTGCCGGGACTCACCCGGGGCGAGGGCGAGCTGGAGAGCTTCTTCGCCCACTACGCGCCCGTCACGCACGGCACGGTCCCCGAACGCCCGCGCACCGACCACAACCCGCTGAACAGGAAGGAGTACTTGTTGAACGTGACACGAAGGGTCGGTGGTTGACGTGTGAGGGTTGTCCGAGAGGGAACTTACTCCAGAGTCAGAGGTGTTGACGGTGTCCTGATATCGCCGGACTGTAGTGGACATGCCGACTATCCGAGCGCGTCTCCTGGTCGTCCTGGTCGTCCTCTTCGGCTCCGTGTCGGTGGCGGGCGTCCCGCCGGCCACCGCCGTGCCCCCTCCCGGCTCCCTCTGGTTCGACGACCCCACCGTCACGGTGCGGGACGGCCGCTTCACCGACGCCCACGGCCGCGAGATCGTCCTGCGCGGCTACAACGTCTCCGGCGAGACCAAGCTCGCCGAGAACAAGGGCCTGCCCTTCGCCTCGGTAGCCGACGCCCGCACATCGGCGACCGCCCTGCGCGCCCTCGGCGGCGGCAACACCGTCCGCTTCCTGCTGTCCTGGGCCTACGCCGAGCCCGAGCGCGGCCAGGTGGACACGGCCTATCTGGCCGCCGCCACCGACCAGATGAAGGCCTTCCTCGACGTGGGCATCCGCGTCTACCCCGACTTCCACCAGGACCTCTACTCCCGGCACCTCTTCGACGCCGACAGCTGGTACACCGGCGACGGCGCCCCCAAGTGGGCCGTGGACGCCGGGAACTACCCGGACGAGTCCTGCGGGATCTGCCTGTTCTGGGGGCAGAACATCACCCAGAACGAGGCGGTGACACGTGCCACCCACGACTTCTGGCACAACGCGCACGGCGTGCAGGACGCCTTCCTCGCCACCGCCCAGAAGACCATGGCGTACGTACGACAGAACCTGAGCGCGGACCAGTTCAGGGGTATCGCCGGGTTCGACCCCTACAACGAGCCGCACGCGGGCGTCTACGACTCCGGGCAGACCAGCCGCGCCTGGGAGAAGGACGTGCTCTGGCCGTTCTACGAGAAGTTCCGGACCCGCATGGACACGGCCGGCTGGCGCGACAAGCCGGCCTTCGTCGAGCCGAACCTCTTCTGGAACGCCAACCTCGACTTCCAGAAGCAGGAGGGCGGCCTGCTCGACGCCGGCGCACTCGGACCCCGCTATGTCTTCAACACCCACTTCTACGACCAGAAGGCCATCTCCGGCGTCTTCATGTGGGGCAAGGCGGCCGACGGCCAGTACACGGGCGACTTCAGCACCGTCCGCGACCGCGCCGCGGCCGCGCGGACGGCCGCCGTCGTCAGCGAGTTCGGGCACCCGCTGGCGGGCAACGTCTCCGACAAGGCGCCGACCGTCCTCAAAGCGATGTACCAGGCCCTCGACTCCCGTGTGAAGGGCGCCGACTGGTGGTCCGACCCGGCGGCCTCTGGACCCGTGCTCTCCGGTTCCCAGTGGCAGTGGGACATCTACAACGGCCGCCACCGCGAGCTGATGAACGGCAACCCCGACAAGGTGCTCACCGCCGGCGACGCCTGGAACGACGAGGACCTGTCCGCCGTACGCCTCGACGACT
This is a stretch of genomic DNA from Streptomyces hawaiiensis. It encodes these proteins:
- a CDS encoding elongation factor G; translated protein: MHMLNLGILAHVDAGKTSLTERLLHSAGVIDEIGSVDDGNTRTDTLALERQRGITIKSAVVSFPLDGVTVNLIDTPGHPDFIAEVERVLGVLDGVVLVISAVEGVQAQTRVLMRTLQRLRIPTLLFVNKIDRGGARHEAVLREISARLTPAIVPMGTATGLGTRAARFTPCPGPAGALDVLTGHDDVLLSAYVENTVTDAALHGSLVAQTREALVHPVYFGSAATGAGVAALLSGIETLLPAADGDADGPVSATVFKVGRGPAGEKVAYARMFSGTLRTRDRVPFGADGAEGRITGISVFDHGTDTRADSVEAGRIARLTGLGDIRIGDAIGEPRKAYEHFFAPPTLETVVVPGPDAHRGTLHLALTQLAEQDPLIGLRRDERRQETSVSLYGEVQKEVIQATLADEYGLDVTFRETTPLCVERPVGTGQAVEFIKKDPNPFLATVGLRVDPAPVGSGVGFRLEVELGAMPYAFFKAVEDTVRETLDQGLHGWQVTDCVVTMTHSGYWPRQSHAHQGFDKSMSSTGADFRGVTPLVLIEALRRAGTRVHEPMHRFRIEAPADTLGALLPVLAGLAAVPETTGNRDDLCVLEGTVPAARVHALEQRLPGLTRGEGELESFFAHYAPVTHGTVPERPRTDHNPLNRKEYLLNVTRRVGG
- a CDS encoding cellulase family glycosylhydrolase — protein: MPTIRARLLVVLVVLFGSVSVAGVPPATAVPPPGSLWFDDPTVTVRDGRFTDAHGREIVLRGYNVSGETKLAENKGLPFASVADARTSATALRALGGGNTVRFLLSWAYAEPERGQVDTAYLAAATDQMKAFLDVGIRVYPDFHQDLYSRHLFDADSWYTGDGAPKWAVDAGNYPDESCGICLFWGQNITQNEAVTRATHDFWHNAHGVQDAFLATAQKTMAYVRQNLSADQFRGIAGFDPYNEPHAGVYDSGQTSRAWEKDVLWPFYEKFRTRMDTAGWRDKPAFVEPNLFWNANLDFQKQEGGLLDAGALGPRYVFNTHFYDQKAISGVFMWGKAADGQYTGDFSTVRDRAAAARTAAVVSEFGHPLAGNVSDKAPTVLKAMYQALDSRVKGADWWSDPAASGPVLSGSQWQWDIYNGRHRELMNGNPDKVLTAGDAWNDEDLSAVRLDDSGKPVLRQDARLLDRLYPSATAGTTVGFTYEDRSRDGSTTLTWNPVPSSLPSVQRLVGSGQYGLLLWRSDGGPAPTELHLPAGFPTASTTVVSDLGTAHAPPAYTSTTPIGVAPEPGGTGSRRLLLTAPDSGVLHYALVTNGATAPSADLLAAARSELAAWAAKEVN